A region from the Cryptococcus gattii WM276 chromosome H, complete sequence genome encodes:
- a CDS encoding Hypothetical Protein (Similar to TIGR gene model, XP_572966.1), producing the protein MRIPLDVAHSVVRALHAIRDDSAGNVTQTSVHIPGNQPAWAEPLSPNLAAFSIEMDRWPDWAGQKVGEPNQYTNQVLTNLGERTGVMPYLRVGANSEDRATIDLSFEVMNATFPAPSAEVPVPEADHIFIGRDFYALSGNLPPGTPFQWGVNLASLNRTETIAQAKLVAEAFQGDRADLTANVRLDGLEIGNEPDFYPNKKKLGAAWTPANYSQTWVDYAKGVSEVIQLGGDGPYLTPGAMTGFESPSWTPEATIEAGILDDDDIRANIKQFNQHVYSGAFGGNYPLTPVGGLMDKGTVRANLTTRADGLKAVKSHGLQYVFTLTRSSHGQPGTSNTAEGALWALDWMLQLASMGVERMHFHHGVGFRYNLFQPVATDADHDDGTNMTQRAHILPAYHAALIVNEAIGTSGNSYVAEISTANDNVVAYGIWEDEDLVRMVVTNTEVYTTDDEESQKGRNKFEVNLVGVQGRNATVKRLFVPQTTAQHGITWAGQNFDTEDGKPTGQVTEESLDNGVLEIEASSAALICFK; encoded by the exons ATGCGAATCCCTCTCGACGTTGCACACTCGGTAGTCCGTGCTTTGCACGCTATCCGTGATGACTCTGCGGGTAACGTTACCCAAACTTCGGTTCACATCCCTGGCAACCAACCCGCATGGGCCGAACCACTTTCCCCTAACTTGGCTGCCTTTTCTATCGAGATGGATCGATGGCCAGACTGGGCGGGACAAAAGGTCGGAGAACCAAACCAGTATACCAATCAGGTACTCACCAACTTGGGAGAACGTACCGGTGTAATGCCCTACCTCAGGGTTGGAG CCAATTCCGAAGACCGTGCGACGATCGACTTGTCCTTTGAGGTGATGAACGCTACTTTCCCCGCACCTTCCGCAGAGGTACCGGTTCCCGAAGCAGATCACATCTTTATTGGTCGTGACTTTTACGCACTTTCCGGTAACCTTCCCCCTGGTACACCTTTCCAATGGGGTGTCAATCTCGCAAGTCTTAATCGAACTGAGACTATTGCACAGGCGAAGCTCGTCGCCGAAGCTTTCCAAGGGGACCGGGCCGATTTGACTGCCAATGTCCGTCTTGATGGTTTGGAGATCGGTAACGAGCCCGATTTCTACCCTAATAAGAAAAAGTTGGGTGCGGCATGGACCCCAGCGAATTACAGTCAAACATGGGTCGATTACGCCAAAGGAGTATCCGAAGTCATTCAGTTGGGTGGTGATGGTCCCTACCTTACTCCTGGTGCGATGACCGGCTTCGAGTCTCCCAGCTGGACACCTGAAGCCACTATTGAGGCTGGAATTTTGGACGATGATGACATCCGAGCCAATATTAAGCAGTTTAATCAGCACGTTTATTCGGGCGCTTTCGGGGGCAACTATCCTTTAACCCCTGTGGGCGGTTTGATGGACAAGGGAACTGTGCGAGCGAACCTTACCACTCGGGCCGATGGGCTTAAAGCTGTCAAGAGTCACGGTCTGCAATACGTCTTC ACACTAACGAGGAGCAGCCACGGTCAGCCTGGTACCAGTAACACTGCCGAAGGCGCTCTCTGGGCCCTCGACTGGATGCTTCAACTTGCTTCTATGGGTGTTGAGCGTATGCACTTCCACCACGGTGTCGGCTTCCGTTACAATCTCTTCCAGCCCGTCGCTACCGATGCTGACCACGACGATGGGACCAACATGACTCAACGAGCCCACATTCTTCCTGCCTACCATGCTGCCCTTATCGTCAACGAAGCCATTGGCACCAGCGGAAACTCTTATGTTGCCGAAATCAGTACCGCGAACGATAACGTGGTGGCATATGGTATttgggaagatgaagacTTGGTCCGAATGGTGGTTACAAACACTGAGGTTTACACCACCGACGATGAGGAGTCTCAAAAGGGAAGGAACAAGTTTGAGGTCAACCTTGTTGGTGTTCAAGGAAGGAACGCCACTGTGAAGAGGCTGTTTGTCCCTCAGACCACGGCCCAGCACGGAAT TACTTGGGCTGGTCAGAACTTCGACACTGAAGATGGCAAGCCCACCGGACAAGTTACTGAAGAGTCTCTCGACAACGGCGTCCTTGAAATTGAAGCTTCCTCCGCTGCTCTCATCTGTTTCAAGTAA
- a CDS encoding Hypothetical Protein (Similar to TIGR gene model, INSD accession AAW45662.1) has translation MRIPLDVAHSVVRALHAIRDDSAGNVTQTSVHIPGNQPAWAEWLSPNLAAFSIEMDRWPDWAGQKVGEPNQYVNQVLTNLGERTGVMPYLRVGANSEDRATIDLSFEVMNATFPAPSAEVPVPEADHIFIGRDFYALSGNLPPGTPFQWGINLASLDRNETIAQAKLVAEAFQGDRADLTANVWLDGLEIGNEPDFYNGGKPGFDATWTPSNYTQTWVDYAKGVSEVIQLGGDGPHLTPCAFTNFEAPSWIPQAAIEAGLLDDDDIRAVIKQINAHVYSGAFGMGYPLSPVGGLMDKATVRTNLTMRANEVKVARSQGLSYVFAEGNSYANHGQPGTSNTAEGALWALDWMLQLASMGVERMHFHHGVGFRYNLFQPVATDADHDDGTNMTQRAHILPAYHAALIVNEAIGTSGNSFVAEINTANDNVVAYGIWENDVLVRMVVTNIEVYTTDDEAAQKGRNKFEVNLLGAEGRNATVKRLFAPQTTAQHGITWAGQNFDTEDGKPTGQVTEESLDNGVLEIEASSAALICFK, from the exons ATGCGAATCCCTCTCGACGTTGCACACTCTGTAGTACGTGCTTTGCACGCCATCCGTGATGACTCTGCTGGTAATGTTACCCAAACTTCGGTTCACATCCCTGGCAACCAACCCGCATGGGCCGAGTGGCTTTCCCCTAACTTGGCTGCCTTTTCTATCGAGATGGATCGATGGCCAGACTGGGCAGGACAAAAAGTCGGAGAACCAAACCAGTATGTCAATCAGGTACTCACCAACTTGGGAGAACGTACCGGTGTAATGCCCTACCTCAGGGTTGGAG CCAACTCCGAAGACCGTGCGACGATCGACTTGTCCTTTGAGGTGATGAACGCTACTTTCCCCGCACCTTCCGCAGAGGTACCGGTTCCCGAAGCAGATCACATCTTCATTGGTCGTGACTTTTACGCACTTTCCGGTAACCTTCCCCCTGGTACACCTTTCCAATGGGGTATCAATCTCGCAAGTCTCGACCGCAATGAGACTATTGCGCAGGCGAAGCTCGTCGCCGAAGCTTTCCAAGGGGACCGGGCTGATCTGACTGCCAATGTCTGGCTCGATGGGTTGGAGATCGGTAACGAGCCCGACTTCTACAATGGTGGGAAACCAGGATTCGATGCGACATGGACCCCGTCGAATTACACTCAAACATGGGTCGATTACGCCAAAGGAGTGTCCGAAGTCATTCAGCTGGGTGGTGACGGTCCCCACCTTACTCCTTGTGCATTCACAAACTTCGAGGCTCCCTCCTGGATACCTCAAGCTGCTATTGAAGCTGGACTTTTGGACGATGACGACATCCGAGCTGTTATCAAGCAGATTAATGCGCACGTCTACTCGGGCGCTTTCGGTATGGGCTACCCTTTGTCCCCTGTGGGCGGTTTGATGGACAAGGCCACTGTGCGAACAAACCTTACTATGCGTGCCAATGAGGTGAAGGTTGCCAGGAGTCAGGGTCTTTCATACGTCTTT GCTGAAGGTAATTCATACGCCAA CCACGGTCAGCCTGGTACTAGTAACACTGCCGAAGGCGCTCTCTGGGCCCTCGACTGGATGCTTCAACTTGCTTCTATGGGTGTTGAGCGTATGCACTTCCACCACGGTGTCGGCTTCCGTTACAACCTCTTCCAGCCCGTCGCTACCGATGCTGACCACGACGATGGGACCAACATGACTCAACGAGCTCACATTCTTCCTGCTTACCACGCCGCTCTTATTGTCAACGAAGCCATTGGCACCAGCGGAAACTCTTTCGTTGCCGAAATTAATACCGCGAACGATAACGTGGTGGCATATGGTATTTGGGAAAATGATGTATTGGTCCGAATGGTTGTCACCAACATCGAGGTTTACACTACCGACGATGAAGCCGCTCAAAAGGGAAGGAACAAGTTTGAGGTCAACCTCCTTGGTGCTGAAGGAAGGAACGCCACCGTCAAGAGGCTGTTTGCCCCTCAGACCACTGCCCAGCATGGAAT TACTTGGGCTGGTCAGAACTTCGACACTGAAGATGGCAAGCCCACCGGACAAGTCACTGAGGAGTCTCTCGACAACGGCGTCCTTGAAATTGAAGCTTCCTCCGCTGCTCTCATCTGCTTCAAGTAA
- a CDS encoding Hypothetical Protein (Similar to TIGR gene model, INSD accession AAW45360.1), with protein sequence MLTSIIAILPLLVSLPLSSAYAVSDDVALESRSWYERAADALSSRADTAQGHSGLRSRAHTSGLRRRAPRHYSEAGQKLVRRKKETTQRRDSEKKKKKRSCKAKTTGIGAAATAASSSVSEEAASSTAILSGSLGAVANAATAGANSQAESSAVSSSSSDAAHVTNYAPTTTSSAESSTITDSASAVADALSPEISVSLSVSAAISITTSIDILTTYTAPDSATTAPTSVVGASASATSSAANSSASELSSDLLPWGHGISSWTTSDGLLSYDAALKPLTAGKLPTIGDAPDGTSALQATYPAGSYGLTNSGFSFYTAGDHSGVEVDNASEVSLSYSVFFEEGFGFNKGGKMPGLYGGTSLSEAKSCSGGRQTDRESCFSARLMWRTEGAGEIYDYLPISYTGTDDGYGESIDRGAFTWATGRWQTVAIRVKLNDVGQANGEQELIVDGESKINITGVTFATVAGTKIYGIMAQTFFGGHTSDWASPKDQSLYFKDWTLTVLA encoded by the exons ATGCTCACGTCCATCATTGCCATCCTCCCCCTTCTCGtctcccttcctctttccagCGCTTACGCCGTCTCGGATGATGTCGCCCTCGAGTCCCGATCGTGGTACGAACGCGCCGCCGATGCTCTCTCCTCCAGAGCCGATACAGCGCAAGGCCACAGTGGCTTGCGATCCAGGGCTCACACATCCGGATTGCGCCGTCGTGCTCCTAGACATTACAGTGAGGCTGGCCAAAAGCTCGTAAGGCGTAAGAAGGAGACTACTCAGAGGCGTGACAGcgaaaagaagaagaagaagaggtcATGCAAGGCTAAAACGACTGGGATTGGTGCCGCTGCTACTGCTGCTTCATCCTCTGTGAGCGAAGAAGCCGCTTCCAGCACAGCCATCTTGTCCGGTTCTCTTGGCGCAGTTGCCAACGCTGCTACTGCTGGCGCTAACTCGCAGGCCGAGTCCAGCGCGGtgtcatcttcctcttctgaCGCCGCACACGTCACCAACTATGCTCCTACTACCACTTCTTCCGCTGAGAGCTCCACTATCACTGATTCTGCCTCTGCTGTTGCCGATGCTTTGTCGCCTGAAATCTCTGTCAGTCTCTCTGTCTCTGCTGCCATTTCAATTACTACCTCCATCGACATTCTCACCACTTACACTGCCCCCGACTCTGCTACTACTGCTCCTACCAGCGTTGTCGGTGCGTCTGCCTCGGCTACCTCCTCAGCGGCCAACTCTTCTGCGTCTGAGCTTTCCAGCGACCTCCTTCCTTGGGGTCATGGTATTTCCAGTTGGACTACTTCTGATGGTCTCCTCTCTT ACGACGCTGCTCTTAAGCCTCTAACTGCCGGTAAACTTCCAACAATTGGTGACGCTCCCGATGGTACCTCAGCTCTCCAGGCCACCTACCCTGCTGGTTCTTATGGTCTTACCAACTCTGGTTTCTCTTTCTATACTGCAGGTGATCACTCTGGCGTCGAGGTTGACAATGCTAGTGAAGTCTCGCTTTCTTATTCTGTGTTCTTTGAGGAAGGCTTTGGCTTCAACAAGGGTGGAAAAATGCCCGGCCTATACGGTGGAACTAGCTTGTCAGAGGCTAAGAGCTGCAGTGGCGGTCGACAGACTGATAGGGAAAGTTGTTTCTCAGCGAGGTTGATGTGGAGGACTGAAGGTGCCGGTGAAATTTACGACTACTTGCCCATTTCTTACACTGGTACCGATGACGGTTACGGCGAGTCCA TTGACCGAGGAGCATTTACCTGGGCTACCGGCCGATGGCAAACCGTTGCTATCCGAGTCAAGCTCAATGATGTTGGACAAGCTAATGGCGAACAAGAATTAATTGTTGATGGCGAGAGCAAGATCAACATTACTGGCGTCACTTTTGCCACGGTGGCGGGCACCAAAATCTACGGTATCATGGCTCAGACCTTTTTT GGCGGTCACACTTCTGACTGGGCTTCTCCCAAGGACCAGAGCTTGTATTTCAAGGACTGGACCCTAACTGTCCTTGCTTAA
- a CDS encoding DNA-directed RNA polymerases I, II and III polypeptide, putative (Similar to TIGR gene model, INSD accession AAW45359.1): protein MSDDERMDTGDFEGGDYEQDYVDPDTLNYEDEENAEGEAAANGEIDETMIIESGAPEGNRPRTGKAAKPNEIRVTTPYMTKYERARVLGTRALQISMNAPVLVPVEGESDPLEIAIKELAAKKIPLVIRRYLPDNSFEDWKVEELIVQE from the exons ATGTCTGACGACGAGCGAATGGACACTGGCGATTTCGAAGGAGGTGACTATGAGCAGGACTACGTGGACCCTGATACTCTCAA CTacgaggatgaagaaaatGCCGAGGGAGAGGCCGCCGCTAACGGTGAGATCGATGAAACTATGATCATT GAATCAGGTGCTCCGGAAGGCAATCGTCCCCGAACAGGAAAGGCTGCCAAGCCGAACGAAATTCGAGTGACGACTCCTTATATGACAAAGTACGAGCGGGCAAGAGTATTGGGTACCAGGGCTTTGCAGATTAG TATGAACGCCCCCGTTCTTGTGCCCGTGGAAGGAGAATCAGACCCTCTTGAGATTGCGATCAAAGAACTTGCTGCGAAGAAGATTCCCCTCGTCATACGGCGATACCTTCCTG ACAACTCTTTCGAGGATTGGAAGGTTGAGGAACTTATTGTTCAGGAATAA
- a CDS encoding uncharacterized protein (Similar to TIGR gene model, INSD accession AAW45515.1), whose product MQLGRYSVSTLVPPPIHSITFSPDGRFFAVAAEKGYEIWKTWPLGLVRRRVLPGSLALAVILPHAPLLVLQAGGTAPLYAPNKVVIYNDKLGEAVAEIEFGERIRGVVARRGMICVSLLRKVVAFEYGLSANDVGKGKSKMTDRGSDGFWIKKFGEWETVKNEQGLMAIATAPGSTLLTLPGRQPGHVQLVPLPPCPSPSSPGSPTRTSVTSQTTFRSPIILAHTHPLSTLGISPSGSHIITTSERGTLLRIWDTSRGRLERELRRGVDPAEMWGATFERDGKGARVAGWSDKGTIHVWGGEGSKAGQNGSRPQVTIYQILDSRADRSFRSTPPSPSLTNILSRNLPLPKYFSSITSTAQYRLPRKNPHAFSAALGAAGVPSMAMKEAVELDGERGERFIVEWIEVDVAVEDHKLDDKDRTKEDFKAQSRSSSNMSTMGGLPMGTREERMSFGSEGTSRTATPSQRVETPTPGGMMLGRGRGRMSGGPHVRLKGHPPQRTSLHAPFQKRTEKQMQLIAITYSGDWYRLKIPEGAGRGESSSGGEDGKTSAKCELVEYRRLAVGGGGW is encoded by the exons ATGCAGCTCGGCCGCTACTCCGTCTCGACTCTCGTTCCGCCTCCTATCCATTCAATCACCTTCTCTCCGGATGGGCGTTTCTTTGCAGTCGCAGCGGAAAAGGGCTATGAAATATGGAAGACCTGGCCTTTAGGTCTAGTCAGACGGAGAG TGCTCCCAGGAAGCCTTGCTCTAGCGGTGATTCTTCCCCACGCACCATTACTAGTGCTCCAAGCAGGAGGGACGGCACCTCTATATGCCCCCAATAAAGTAGTGATTTACAATGACAAGCTCGGAGAGGCTGTTGCAGAAATCGAGTTTGG CGAACGAATACGTGGAGTAGTCGCTCGACGAGGAATGATCTGTGTTTCTCTTCTCAGAAAGGTTGTTGCATTTGAATACGGCTTGAGCGCGAATGATGTAGGCAAAGGTAAAAGCAAAATGACGGACAGGGGGAGCGATGGGTTTTGGATCAAGAAATTTGGCGAGTGGGAAACTGTCAAGAATGAACAGG GTCTTATGGCGATAGCAACTGCACCAGGATCTACATTGTTAACACTTCCCGGCCGTCAGCCCGGCCATGTCCAGCTGGTCCCACTTCCCCCCTGTCCATCGCCTTCCTCCCCTGGTTCACCTACTCGTACATCAGTTACATCTCAGACCACTTTCCGATCTCCAATCATCCTTGCTCACACCCACCCACTTTCAACGTTAGGCATCAGCCCGTCAGGATCTCACATCATTACCACTTCTGAGCGGGGCACCTTGCTTCGAATATGGGATACGTCAAGAGGGAGGCTGGAAAGGGAACTGCGAAGAGGTGTTGATCCAGCTGAGATGTGGGGTGCCACCTTTGAGCGAGATGGGAAGGGTGCAAGGGTAGCAGGATGGAGTGATAAAGGAACAATTCATGTGTGGGGTGGCGAGGGAAGTAAGGCAGGACAAAATGGATCGAGGCCGCAAGTCACGATATACCAGATATTAGATTCTCGTGCTGACCGTTCCTTTAGATCAACTCCACCGAGCCCTTCTTTGACGAACATACTCTCTCGCAACCTCCCATTACCCAAATACTTTTCCTCCATCACTTCTACGGCCCAGTATCGACTTCCTCGCAAAAACCCTCATGCATTCAGTGCAGCTTTGGGGGCTGCTGGTGTACCTTCAATGGCCATGAAAGAGGCTGTAGAATTGGATGGCGAGAGAGGCGAAAGATTTATTGTCGAGTGGATCGAAGTCGATGTAGCCGTAGAAGATCACAAATTGGATGACAAGGATCGAACCAAAGAAGACTTTAAAGCGCAATCCCGATCGTCATCCAATATGTCAACGATGGGTGGCCTCCCCATGGGCACTCGCGAGGAACGCATGTCATTTGGTTCGGAGGGCACGAGTCGCACAGCCACCCCTTCTCAACGGGTAGAGACACCCACGCCAGGTGGGATGATGCTCGGTCGAGGACGGGGACGTATGTCTGGGGGTCCGCATGTGAGACTGAAGGGTCACCCTCCTCAACGAACTTCATTGCATGCTCCCTTTCAGAAGCGGACGGAGAAACAGATGCAGTTGATAGCTATCACTTATTCAGGTGATTGGTATCGACTGAAGATTCCCGAAGGTGCTGGACGTGGTGAAAGCTCGTCCGGCGGCGAAGATGGAAAGACGAGTGCCAAATGCGAATTGGTTGAGTACAGAAGACTGGCAGTCGGGGGCGGAGGTTGGTAG